A single window of Mugil cephalus isolate CIBA_MC_2020 chromosome 1, CIBA_Mcephalus_1.1, whole genome shotgun sequence DNA harbors:
- the ccm2l gene encoding cerebral cavernous malformations 2 protein-like isoform X2 encodes MDYEPKKSKKGFVSPIKRLVWSKSGRRPTDRGCVYRRPLHTVPLYPPDYLIHPERLIFDYVEKEVKFLGHLTWVSVSLNPSSRDELLQLLDTARQLKVLPLKTSVDQDCILSLSARCLLLTWRDNEKLLMRIPTHEIAAASYLRDDALHLLVLKTGLNVDSVVAGDDSLDRKKTSGIDGRRQTMSCNADPRPAGGTMERRHTICGVDWRPSLSRSNHDKNQNVDRGGGGGGGGERGGGGGERGAGGSLERKRVGGSWERRQQTRKTGGSWENRRARPMSGSWGVGVGGGAGGSWERRHGGGGGGGGSWERRGGGGGGGGGGSWERRQACTGSWERGKSYGSWERRNHNPLEPTPCPDAYCNLVILAVENRDAAEEYCSLICQMFQIIYGHQTIECVDRAGFHHSMPDRYWLQRSDSCLTDMSYTYDPEFSCCSSYDGSQDAFELYYSETYSESSSLSLQDSHRSLASVSDGGDSNPALLLMQEYMITLRNKLSPVELQQFAVLLREYRLGSNIDHFCSELLQLYGDNRKFLLLGMRPFIPDKDVGAFESFLESIGIREGGILTDSFGRIKRSMSNTSATAMRGYDNCTSSGSQEFNRRITDITHDIQALGFQDTHGDIEEEDYYL; translated from the exons ATGGACTATGAACCAAAGAAATCCAAGAAG GGTTTTGTCTCGCCCATTAAGCGACTCGTCTGGTCCAAATCCGGCCGCAGGCCGACAGATCGAGGTTGCGTTTACCGCCGCCCCCTGCACACCGTCCCCCTCTACCCTCCTGACTACCTCATCCACCCTGAGAGACTCATATTCGACTACGTGGAGAAAGAGGTCAAG TTCCTTGGTCACCTGACATGGGTGTCGGTTTCGCTGAACCCTTCCAGCCGAGACGAGCTGTTACAGCTACTAGACACAGCCAGG CAGTTGAAGGTGCTGCCCCTGAAGACCAGCGTGGATCAGGACTGTATTCTGAGTCTGTCTGCTCGCTGCTTGCTGCTGACGTGGAGAGACAACGAGAAGCTGCTGATGAGGATCCCCACACATGAGATCGCTGCTGCCTCCTACCTGAGAGACGACGCACTGCACCTGCTGGTTCTGAAGACAG GTCTAAACGTGGATAGTGTGGTTGCCGGGGATGACAGCCtggacaggaaaaaaacatcaggCATCGATGGCCGACGTCAGACCATGAGCTGCAATGCGGACCCACGACCCGCAGGGGGTACAATGGAGCGACGACACACTATCTGTGGAGTTGACTGGAGGCCGTCCCTGTCCAGGAGTAACCACGACAAAAACCAGAATGTGGacagaggagggggtggaggaggaggaggagagcgaggaggaggaggaggagagcgaggcGCAGGAGGGAGcttggagagaaagagagtgggaGGGAGCTGGGAGAGGAGGCAGCAGACACGTAAAACGGGAGGGAGCTGGGAGAACCGCAGAGCGAGGCCCATGAGCGGCAGCTGGGGGGTGGGAGTAGGAGGAGGCGCGGGAGGGAGCTGGGAGCGGAGgcatggaggaggtggtggaggaggaggtagctgggagaggaggggagggggtggcgGAGGTGGTGGCGGAGGGAGTTGGGAGCGGCGACAAGCCTGCACAGGGAGCTGGGAACGGGGTAAGAGCTATGGAAGCTGGGAGAGGAGGAACCACAACCCCCTGGAGCCCACGCCCTGTCCGGACGCCTACTGCAACCTGGTCATCCTGGCTGTGGAGAACAGG GATGCTGCAGAGGAGTACTGTTCTCTGATCTGTCAGATGTTCCAGATCATTTACGGCCATCAGACCATCGAGTGTGTCGACAGGGCGGGATTTCACCACAGCATGCCGGACCGCTACTGGCTACAGAGGA gtGACAGCTGCCTTACTGACATGTCCTACACTTATGATCCAGagttcagctgctgcagctctta CGATGGTTCCCAGGATGCCTTTGAGCTCTACTACAGTGAGACCTACAGTGAGAGTTCGTCCCTCTCGCTGCAGGACTCCCATCGCAGTCTGGCGTCCGTCAGTGATGGAGGAGACAGTAACCCTGCCCTGCTGCTGATGCAGGAGTACATGATCACT CTGCGTAACAAGCTGAGTccagtggagctgcagcagtttgCAGTCTTGCTGAGAGAATACAGGCTGGGATCAAACATCGACCACTTCTGCTCCGAGCTGCTGCAACTGTACGGAGACAACCGCAAGTTCCTGCTGCTGG GCATGCGTCCGTTCATCCCAGACAAAGATGTTGGAGCATTTGAGAGTTTCCTGGAAAGTATTGGGATTCGGGAGGGCGGGATTTTAACTGACAGCTTTGGACGGATCAAACGCAGCATGAGCAACACGTCGGCCACAGCCATGAGAGG GTACGACAACTGTACCTCCTCAGGATCTCAGGAATTCAACCGACGCATCACTGACATCACCCATGACATCCAGGCTCTCGGCTTCCAGGACACACACGGAGACATTGAGGAGGAAGACTACTACCTCTGA
- the ccm2l gene encoding cerebral cavernous malformations 2 protein-like isoform X1: MDYEPKKSKKGFVSPIKRLVWSKSGRRPTDRGCVYRRPLHTVPLYPPDYLIHPERLIFDYVEKEVKFLGHLTWVSVSLNPSSRDELLQLLDTARQLKVLPLKTSVDQDCILSLSARCLLLTWRDNEKLLMRIPTHEIAAASYLRDDALHLLVLKTGLNVDSVVAGDDSLDRKKTSGIDGRRQTMSCNADPRPAGGTMERRHTICGVDWRPSLSRSNHDKNQNVDRGGGGGGGGERGGGGGERGAGGSLERKRVGGSWERRQQTRKTGGSWENRRARPMSGSWGVGVGGGAGGSWERRHGGGGGGGGSWERRGGGGGGGGGGSWERRQACTGSWERGKSYGSWERRNHNPLEPTPCPDAYCNLVILAVENRDAAEEYCSLICQMFQIIYGHQTIECVDRAGFHHSMPDRYWLQRSDSCLTDMSYTYDPEFSCCSSYDGSQDAFELYYSETYSESSSLSLQDSHRSLASVSDGGDSNPALLLMQEYMITLRNKLSPVELQQFAVLLREYRLGSNIDHFCSELLQLYGDNRKFLLLGMRPFIPDKDVGAFESFLESIGIREGGILTDSFGRIKRSMSNTSATAMRGRYDNCTSSGSQEFNRRITDITHDIQALGFQDTHGDIEEEDYYL; the protein is encoded by the exons ATGGACTATGAACCAAAGAAATCCAAGAAG GGTTTTGTCTCGCCCATTAAGCGACTCGTCTGGTCCAAATCCGGCCGCAGGCCGACAGATCGAGGTTGCGTTTACCGCCGCCCCCTGCACACCGTCCCCCTCTACCCTCCTGACTACCTCATCCACCCTGAGAGACTCATATTCGACTACGTGGAGAAAGAGGTCAAG TTCCTTGGTCACCTGACATGGGTGTCGGTTTCGCTGAACCCTTCCAGCCGAGACGAGCTGTTACAGCTACTAGACACAGCCAGG CAGTTGAAGGTGCTGCCCCTGAAGACCAGCGTGGATCAGGACTGTATTCTGAGTCTGTCTGCTCGCTGCTTGCTGCTGACGTGGAGAGACAACGAGAAGCTGCTGATGAGGATCCCCACACATGAGATCGCTGCTGCCTCCTACCTGAGAGACGACGCACTGCACCTGCTGGTTCTGAAGACAG GTCTAAACGTGGATAGTGTGGTTGCCGGGGATGACAGCCtggacaggaaaaaaacatcaggCATCGATGGCCGACGTCAGACCATGAGCTGCAATGCGGACCCACGACCCGCAGGGGGTACAATGGAGCGACGACACACTATCTGTGGAGTTGACTGGAGGCCGTCCCTGTCCAGGAGTAACCACGACAAAAACCAGAATGTGGacagaggagggggtggaggaggaggaggagagcgaggaggaggaggaggagagcgaggcGCAGGAGGGAGcttggagagaaagagagtgggaGGGAGCTGGGAGAGGAGGCAGCAGACACGTAAAACGGGAGGGAGCTGGGAGAACCGCAGAGCGAGGCCCATGAGCGGCAGCTGGGGGGTGGGAGTAGGAGGAGGCGCGGGAGGGAGCTGGGAGCGGAGgcatggaggaggtggtggaggaggaggtagctgggagaggaggggagggggtggcgGAGGTGGTGGCGGAGGGAGTTGGGAGCGGCGACAAGCCTGCACAGGGAGCTGGGAACGGGGTAAGAGCTATGGAAGCTGGGAGAGGAGGAACCACAACCCCCTGGAGCCCACGCCCTGTCCGGACGCCTACTGCAACCTGGTCATCCTGGCTGTGGAGAACAGG GATGCTGCAGAGGAGTACTGTTCTCTGATCTGTCAGATGTTCCAGATCATTTACGGCCATCAGACCATCGAGTGTGTCGACAGGGCGGGATTTCACCACAGCATGCCGGACCGCTACTGGCTACAGAGGA gtGACAGCTGCCTTACTGACATGTCCTACACTTATGATCCAGagttcagctgctgcagctctta CGATGGTTCCCAGGATGCCTTTGAGCTCTACTACAGTGAGACCTACAGTGAGAGTTCGTCCCTCTCGCTGCAGGACTCCCATCGCAGTCTGGCGTCCGTCAGTGATGGAGGAGACAGTAACCCTGCCCTGCTGCTGATGCAGGAGTACATGATCACT CTGCGTAACAAGCTGAGTccagtggagctgcagcagtttgCAGTCTTGCTGAGAGAATACAGGCTGGGATCAAACATCGACCACTTCTGCTCCGAGCTGCTGCAACTGTACGGAGACAACCGCAAGTTCCTGCTGCTGG GCATGCGTCCGTTCATCCCAGACAAAGATGTTGGAGCATTTGAGAGTTTCCTGGAAAGTATTGGGATTCGGGAGGGCGGGATTTTAACTGACAGCTTTGGACGGATCAAACGCAGCATGAGCAACACGTCGGCCACAGCCATGAGAGG CAGGTACGACAACTGTACCTCCTCAGGATCTCAGGAATTCAACCGACGCATCACTGACATCACCCATGACATCCAGGCTCTCGGCTTCCAGGACACACACGGAGACATTGAGGAGGAAGACTACTACCTCTGA